Genomic segment of Plasmodium vinckei vinckei genome assembly, chromosome: PVVCY_10:
TCAAggaatacaaataaaacgATTGCCCTTTATTGGCTACGAACTTGtaaagatatatttttacaacaaTTCGCAAAAATTGGTGATGATAAAGCATTTTTATTGGAACGATCATATCATAATTATGATTTTCAATGTACTGGTcgaaaaaattgtaattattattttgtaaatttagATCTAATTAAAAGACAATGTTTTTGGAGatattatcttttaaattattttatgaatcAACATGACACTATGCACATAGCCGTTAGCTTTGATAAGCtcgataaaaatgttttatgtgtgtataaaaaacatcaaaaaaaaaatattgatcaTCGTCTTccaaatgtatataaatatacaaaattaatggATAAAtcagaattaaaaaaaatatatgatattaaAGCAGACTCATCTGAGATAGTCAATCTAGTACTAAGCggaaaaattttaaactttttaaatacttatgataaatatataaattatatgtgtattactgatatatcattatttgatGTGGAAAATAGAATtcctgaaaaaaaagaagatagcaaacaaatagaaaaacataactttttatttttaagttttGTTATACCCAAAAATCCAGAAGATTTGCGCGCATTAATCAACTTTTCTATTTACATGATCGATGCTTGTCATTGCATTGAGCTATCAGAAAAAACACGagataatgtaaaaaaaataaggagTATTGTTGAAAAGGAAAACGAACGAAGAAAACAAGAATTGAGAGAATtacaagaaaaaaagaaagcaAAAAAGTTACAGgaggaaaatgaaaaacttAGTAAAATGTCACCAGAGCAGCAAAGAAAGTATGAAGAGAAAAAGCATAAAAAAactatgaaaaaaatgaagaaagttaaaattataagaatataatttttttactttattatatatacacttatcacatatcattatatttgtgATGAATAAGCTTAATTCCAGCTATTAACGCATGGGCGTGATgttgtaaatatttattaagaGGAACCATTTTATTCGCATGCTTATGTATATTCCTATTgtataacatatataattcctTATTTTTCGTCAAATTTGACATAATATACTTATCATTcttaatatttcattattttttataaatgattttgataattttttaataagtaATAAATACATGTACAAAACTATGATATTATTCGTTTTGTTAttgaatttattatatatatttaatttaactttttcatttgtttattttattgtcttttttttacgttgcatattttatatactaaaaataaaaaacgattttttttaaattaacaatgagaaaaattatatactataaaaaatttaaacaataaaaaaattaattggggtttattatataaaataaccctataatgtattaaaatatgtgtCTTATATTAAGGTACTACCAactacaaatataatagatgtgcatatgtatatttgatatattttttttatatcaaattatttttgttatacaTGATGAGAATTATCAACATGCTTTATTATGTCAATAAATGTTTCATCAATCGAACTTTTTCCAATTAGAAAACCATCAATTAAAGTGTTTTCTATATAATCCTACACAAGAAATGGAATGAAAAGAAAtgcattataattataattcgTAGGAATAAATAGCGGTAcaattaaaacatatatataataaaacaaaacaatataaataagtatCGATGTTTCAGCACGCATAGAAAAACATACCTGGACATTCGATTTTGTTATAGATCCAccataaataatttgtatacATTTACTTGTATTTTCATCAATTTCATCCAATATCGCTTTTCTTATATCTattaatcaaaaaaaaacaaggTAATCATAGTGatgaacaaatataattaaaagttTGGTTCACTTTGATGCAGcacaaatattatgaattttactttttttcatttacatcacattcatttttaacatatattagtttatgaaattttataaatttttattttttaagaatACCAAAACAACAATTATTTAGATTAGATGAGGATACAGGGTTCCCAGTTCCTACAGCAAATCTGGGCTCAAAGgctataattatatttttaatttcttctTTTGGAATTTTTTGCTTAATTAGCTAAaggtgaaaaaatataaaagaatatgAGGAATATATGTTAAATTGCTAGTTATATTTAGATATATCACTAGCTTATATTCTATGaccatatatgcatatgtattATGTTTTGTGTGGGTATTACACCatgtttcattttcttttatttttaatatttaatcatCTTACAGAAAGCAATTCTCTAAATCTTTGAAAGGGGAAACTGGATTCCCTGcttgtataattttctcCTACACATAAAATAACTTTTAACTTGGAATTAATTGCATTATATACTTTCAATGCCGTTTGTTCAATGTTTTCACCAACACTAAAAAAAcccttttttctttcactATGCCCTATTattgtataatttattcCTAATTCATGTAGCAAATTCGCTGTTGTTTCCCCTGTAAATGCCCCTAATCCATTTACTAAACTTACATCTTGAGAACATGGGGATATTTTGGAATTGTtttgctttattttttcatgaAGATAAGGTAAAAACAATAGATTGGGGGATACAATTACATCAatataatttgaaaatttaatttgtgTTAATTTGTCGATTAGTTTATATGCTTCTTCTTTTAACAAATAACATTTCCAGTTAGctatgatta
This window contains:
- a CDS encoding triosephosphate isomerase, putative yields the protein MLKLFWGICIFLMTTECMKYNYKNSNNLFNNHKINKKQFFIKSRLPLDKIKDNHTYDIRTGTKLRIKRYTNKKGNEVYSFINDKNTNLETENRRKKIIIANWKCYLLKEEAYKLIDKLTQIKFSNYIDVIVSPNLLFLPYLHEKIKQNNSKISPCSQDVSLVNGLGAFTGETTANLLHELGINYTIIGHSERKKGFFSVGENIEQTALKVYNAINSKLKVILCVGENYTSRESSFPFQRFRELLSLIKQKIPKEEIKNIIIAFEPRFAVGTGNPVSSSNLNNCCFDIRKAILDEIDENTSKCIQIIYGGSITKSNVQDYIENTLIDGFLIGKSSIDETFIDIIKHVDNSHHV